In Chryseobacterium camelliae, one DNA window encodes the following:
- a CDS encoding glycosyltransferase, producing MQEVLDKIEPMSEKIKLLFRHRSMEMGGVEKVMLSILNNLDKEKFDMTVCLNIDQGELRNEFPDHVRKVFLTRGKEDFSEHTIIRKIQLIRRRLRLKQVQKNPVIADQLLGEEYDAEIAMTYGDFAAVLHSTNKNSKKIGWFHSEINLPKLQPLVPGILKQFPKFDQMVYCSQKIRDMMHQYYPDLNYPQEAVIINAIPVEEIKRKADEHIGDLPPGPVFISIGRLHSRKGYHKLIEAHMRLIREGFNHSVLVVGDGEELQNLKAQIAAVQVEDTFILAGNKMNPYPYVKHADYFILPSESEAWPLVIAEALILQKPVIATRTGDIPAMIRDGLTGCLINYNVDEMYNVMKRFLTDPAFTEQIRKNLADVEEQFDNRKIFSEIEKMILNLVKK from the coding sequence TTGCAGGAAGTATTAGATAAGATCGAACCCATGTCAGAAAAAATAAAACTGCTCTTCAGGCACCGCTCCATGGAAATGGGAGGTGTGGAAAAAGTGATGCTGAGCATACTGAACAATCTCGACAAAGAAAAATTCGATATGACGGTCTGCCTCAACATAGACCAGGGAGAACTGCGGAACGAATTTCCTGATCACGTGAGGAAAGTATTCCTTACCCGTGGCAAGGAGGACTTTTCTGAACATACCATCATCCGGAAAATCCAGCTGATCCGGAGAAGGCTAAGGCTTAAACAGGTCCAGAAAAACCCCGTCATTGCCGATCAGCTTCTCGGGGAAGAATACGATGCGGAAATAGCGATGACATATGGGGATTTCGCAGCTGTACTTCATTCTACCAACAAAAACTCAAAAAAAATAGGCTGGTTCCATTCTGAAATCAACCTGCCGAAACTGCAGCCGCTCGTTCCCGGAATCCTGAAGCAATTTCCGAAATTTGACCAGATGGTCTACTGCTCACAGAAAATCAGGGATATGATGCATCAATATTATCCTGATCTCAATTATCCTCAGGAAGCAGTGATCATCAATGCCATTCCTGTTGAAGAAATCAAAAGAAAAGCGGATGAGCATATTGGTGATCTGCCGCCAGGGCCGGTATTTATTTCAATCGGCCGCCTGCATTCCAGAAAGGGATACCATAAACTGATTGAAGCCCATATGAGGCTTATCCGTGAAGGGTTTAATCATTCGGTGCTTGTAGTGGGTGACGGGGAGGAGCTTCAGAATCTTAAAGCGCAAATTGCAGCTGTTCAAGTAGAAGATACCTTTATCCTCGCAGGAAACAAAATGAATCCATATCCGTATGTTAAACATGCAGATTATTTCATCCTTCCGTCCGAATCCGAGGCCTGGCCGCTTGTTATTGCCGAAGCGCTGATCCTTCAGAAACCCGTCATTGCCACCCGTACAGGAGATATCCCGGCAATGATCCGCGACGGGCTTACCGGCTGTCTCATCAATTACAATGTGGACGAAATGTATAACGTTATGAAAAGGTTTTTAACAGATCCGGCGTTCACGGAACAGATCAGGAAAAACCTGGCTGATGTTGAAGAACAATTTGATAATAGAAAGATCTTCAGCGAGATTGAAAAAATGATCCTTAATTTAGTAAAAAAATAA
- a CDS encoding glycosyltransferase family 2 protein gives MKFSILIANYNNGKFFTDCYRSIMAQSYTDWEAVILDDASTDDSMEVIRKLIGTDSRFKIYRNETNSGVGITKSRLIELAEGNICGFLWILMMPYSRKPYHRQ, from the coding sequence ATGAAGTTCTCCATCCTTATCGCCAATTATAACAACGGTAAATTTTTCACCGACTGCTATCGGTCTATCATGGCACAAAGCTATACCGACTGGGAAGCCGTTATCCTTGATGATGCTTCCACAGATGATTCTATGGAAGTGATCCGGAAACTCATTGGTACTGACAGCCGTTTTAAAATCTACCGGAATGAGACTAACAGCGGCGTCGGCATTACCAAAAGCAGGCTGATAGAACTGGCTGAAGGTAATATCTGCGGCTTCTTGTGGATCCTGATGATGCCATACAGCCGGAAGCCATATCATCGGCAGTAG
- a CDS encoding acyltransferase: MLYTIFEKIRRRSQASVLKHHPGVSLKGLRSGTDNHFILDPDLERVTLGQGASFRNYIHILVGKNARLDIGDDFFMNNFCSINCLESISIGNHTLFGENVKLYDHNHAYETFPEFKVSYSEFNTSPIRIGNNCWLGSNVTVLKGVTIGDNCIIGAGCTVYRDIPANTTVLNSQELVLKTRE; the protein is encoded by the coding sequence ATGCTGTATACAATTTTTGAAAAGATCAGGAGGAGAAGCCAGGCGTCTGTTCTCAAGCACCACCCGGGTGTTTCCTTAAAAGGGCTCCGTTCCGGCACAGACAATCATTTTATTCTGGATCCTGATCTGGAGCGTGTTACCCTTGGCCAAGGAGCATCATTCAGGAACTATATTCATATCCTGGTGGGAAAAAACGCCCGGCTGGATATCGGCGATGATTTTTTCATGAATAATTTCTGTTCCATCAACTGCCTGGAAAGTATTTCCATCGGAAACCATACCCTCTTCGGGGAAAATGTCAAATTATATGATCATAACCATGCATATGAAACGTTTCCGGAATTTAAGGTCTCTTATTCTGAGTTTAATACTTCGCCTATCAGGATCGGGAACAATTGCTGGCTGGGAAGCAATGTAACGGTTTTAAAAGGTGTTACCATAGGGGATAATTGTATTATCGGAGCAGGATGTACAGTGTATCGTGATATTCCGGCGAATACTACGGTACTTAACAGCCAGGAACTGGTTTTGAAAACAAGAGAATAA
- a CDS encoding class I SAM-dependent methyltransferase, whose product MSEVSRVLKTFIAYMKRPDLYPELGRKIIKNTLNRKNAFKGKEKTGSWAQSKAVSQHEAVQHLFGADTASFRSLYADILTEAAKKERECPVKMGGAGALEMIYFACEYTQANNVVETGVAYGWSSLAALLSLKKRGGTLYSSDMPYLAQDGDQYVGCVVPEDLKGFWKLFRFADRESLPKIFADRTAFDVVHYDSDKSYNGRFWAYQELYKHLRKGGVFISDDIGDNSAYQDFCEKNNIDSVVVEFEGKYVGIFIK is encoded by the coding sequence ATGAGTGAAGTATCCAGAGTTCTCAAAACATTCATCGCATACATGAAAAGGCCGGACCTGTATCCTGAACTGGGCAGAAAAATCATCAAAAATACACTGAACAGAAAGAATGCGTTCAAAGGAAAGGAAAAGACGGGTTCATGGGCACAATCTAAAGCGGTTTCCCAGCACGAGGCTGTACAGCATCTTTTCGGAGCCGATACAGCATCATTCAGAAGCCTGTACGCTGACATTCTTACTGAAGCTGCAAAGAAAGAACGTGAATGTCCTGTGAAGATGGGAGGAGCCGGAGCTTTGGAAATGATCTATTTTGCCTGTGAATATACCCAAGCCAACAACGTTGTTGAAACCGGCGTAGCCTACGGATGGTCATCTCTCGCAGCCCTTCTGTCCCTTAAAAAAAGAGGAGGAACCCTCTACAGCTCAGATATGCCATACCTGGCACAGGATGGAGATCAGTATGTGGGTTGTGTAGTTCCTGAAGACCTGAAAGGATTCTGGAAGCTCTTCCGTTTCGCCGACCGTGAATCATTACCTAAAATTTTTGCTGACCGTACCGCTTTTGATGTTGTGCATTATGATTCCGATAAGAGTTATAACGGAAGATTCTGGGCATATCAGGAATTATATAAGCATCTGCGGAAAGGCGGGGTTTTCATAAGTGATGACATCGGCGACAATTCTGCGTATCAGGATTTCTGTGAAAAAAACAATATTGATTCCGTCGTGGTTGAATTTGAGGGGAAATACGTTGGTATTTTCATTAAGTAA
- a CDS encoding acyltransferase family protein, producing MKISQITFTRFVAALAIVISHFNKDLFLYQLPYISEIFLRANVGVSYFFILSGFIMVIAYHRKEKIAYTDFYRNRFARIYPLYIVGVALYLITRYSGFNIYDLMLYLSGLQSWIPGKALVLNFPGWSISVEFLFYLLFPFLYNRYYSRKNKSIWVITAIIWLTTQVFSNLYVHSSWYEGPHTDSHELGFYFPLLHLNQFLAGNLAGLLFIRKPSHKNYDKEIILLLIAILLSLIFIPLNFHNGLMAVFFIPLIFLISRNNGLLTKVFSWKPLEYSGEISYAMYIVHIPVLYILRAVCTAANYNLSNDIVFLIYIPVLILISALLYETVEKPLRNVLKSKSKH from the coding sequence GTGAAAATCAGTCAGATTACCTTTACCCGTTTCGTCGCGGCCCTTGCTATCGTCATCTCTCACTTTAACAAAGACCTTTTCCTGTATCAATTGCCTTATATTTCCGAAATTTTCCTGCGGGCTAATGTCGGTGTAAGCTATTTTTTCATCCTTTCAGGGTTTATCATGGTCATAGCCTACCATAGAAAAGAAAAAATTGCTTATACGGATTTCTACAGGAACCGGTTTGCCAGAATTTACCCGCTTTATATCGTCGGGGTAGCGTTATATCTCATTACCCGGTACTCAGGGTTCAATATTTATGATCTGATGCTGTATTTGTCCGGTCTTCAGAGCTGGATTCCAGGCAAAGCACTGGTCCTGAATTTTCCGGGCTGGTCCATTTCTGTGGAATTTCTGTTTTACCTGCTTTTTCCATTCTTATATAACCGGTATTACTCCAGAAAAAATAAAAGCATATGGGTAATTACTGCGATCATCTGGCTGACTACACAGGTGTTTTCAAACCTTTATGTCCACTCTTCATGGTATGAAGGGCCTCATACCGATAGCCATGAACTGGGATTTTATTTTCCGCTCCTGCACCTCAATCAGTTTCTGGCAGGAAACCTTGCAGGATTACTCTTTATCAGAAAACCCTCACATAAAAATTATGATAAAGAAATAATATTGCTGCTCATAGCCATTCTGTTGTCTCTCATTTTTATTCCGCTAAACTTTCATAATGGCCTCATGGCAGTATTTTTTATTCCGCTGATATTCCTGATCTCACGAAACAATGGATTGCTGACAAAGGTATTTTCATGGAAGCCCCTGGAATATTCAGGAGAGATCAGCTATGCGATGTACATCGTTCATATCCCTGTTTTATACATTTTAAGAGCCGTATGTACTGCGGCAAACTATAATTTAAGTAATGATATTGTCTTCCTGATCTATATTCCTGTACTGATCCTGATTTCAGCACTTTTGTATGAAACGGTAGAAAAACCCTTGCGAAATGTATTAAAATCTAAAAGCAAGCATTAA
- a CDS encoding glycosyltransferase family 2 protein gives MMKISVIIPVYNAEKYVTQAVESALQFDDVCEVLLIEDRSPDNALEVCRLLASKYEKVQLFQHPDKGNHGAGATRNLGLEKASGDLVAFLDADDYYLPNRFDAEREIFKNNEVEGVYGALGVHYYSERAKAQYYSIFEDRLTTVYQKHSPKDVFEGQLNMKGSFGLIHLDTLTIRKESLKKMQDFFKVHLRLHQDTEFLFRLSYYLDLYPGILDQAVAVRGVHEENRITKVDSGIIKPASTKILLWKEIHEWAIQEPSIPENVKKHIARTHRSFEIANAPAPRKWLMIAKDLITDFRGIRSGLYNINFRKDLF, from the coding sequence ATGATGAAAATTTCAGTTATTATTCCGGTATATAATGCCGAAAAATATGTAACACAGGCTGTAGAATCGGCCTTGCAGTTCGATGATGTCTGTGAAGTTCTTCTTATAGAAGACCGGTCTCCGGATAATGCACTGGAGGTATGCAGATTACTCGCTTCTAAATATGAAAAAGTACAACTGTTCCAGCATCCGGACAAAGGAAACCATGGTGCAGGCGCTACCCGAAATCTTGGCCTTGAAAAAGCCTCCGGAGATTTGGTCGCATTTCTGGATGCAGATGACTATTACCTGCCGAACCGTTTCGATGCTGAAAGGGAAATCTTCAAAAACAACGAAGTGGAAGGGGTTTATGGTGCTTTGGGTGTCCATTACTATTCAGAACGGGCAAAAGCTCAATATTACAGCATATTTGAAGACCGCCTGACTACTGTATATCAAAAGCATTCGCCTAAAGATGTCTTTGAAGGACAACTCAATATGAAGGGATCATTTGGTCTTATCCACCTTGACACCCTTACGATCAGGAAAGAATCCCTTAAAAAGATGCAAGATTTTTTTAAAGTACATCTAAGGCTTCATCAGGACACGGAATTCCTGTTCCGTCTATCTTATTATCTGGATCTCTATCCGGGAATTCTGGACCAGGCGGTAGCCGTAAGAGGAGTACACGAAGAAAACAGGATCACAAAAGTAGATTCGGGCATTATCAAACCTGCTTCCACAAAAATACTGCTCTGGAAAGAGATTCATGAGTGGGCCATACAAGAACCTTCCATCCCTGAAAATGTAAAGAAACATATTGCCCGGACACACCGCAGTTTCGAAATTGCCAATGCCCCGGCACCCAGAAAATGGCTGATGATAGCAAAAGACCTCATCACAGATTTTCGAGGGATCCGTTCAGGCCTGTACAACATTAACTTCAGAAAAGATCTGTTCTGA
- a CDS encoding glycosyltransferase family 2 protein, translated as MNISVIIPVYNASSFLEKAVHSALQFNEVKEVILAEDKSQDNSLEICNRLASENAKVKVFQHPDHENHGAGATRNLGIEKAGSEFIAFLDADDHYLPNRFDAERQLLADSLTEGVFGAVGVAFLSRKGQEEFQNKFKNVSLTTVHFPAEGREVFRGLLGLTPKTFGTFFHLNGLTVRKSSLIKNNLYFNPLLRVHQDSDFIVRLAYHCHLKSGIIDKAVAIRGVHDDNRITKIKLYSTSFYKNNFLLHQSLYHWSREQPLDQDCMQAIKLNYLSFKIANQKGLHKWMSYFAAAVFNPLILKTRYRFHALTRHHNA; from the coding sequence ATGAATATATCAGTTATCATTCCAGTATATAATGCTTCTTCATTCCTTGAAAAAGCAGTTCATTCTGCCCTACAGTTTAATGAGGTTAAAGAAGTTATTTTGGCAGAAGATAAGTCTCAGGACAACTCACTGGAAATATGCAACAGGCTCGCTTCTGAAAATGCTAAAGTGAAAGTGTTCCAGCATCCCGACCATGAAAATCACGGAGCCGGAGCAACAAGAAATTTAGGCATAGAAAAAGCAGGAAGTGAATTCATCGCCTTTTTGGATGCTGATGACCATTACCTTCCCAACCGTTTTGATGCTGAACGGCAACTACTCGCAGACTCCCTGACGGAGGGTGTTTTCGGTGCCGTAGGCGTAGCGTTTCTTTCTAGGAAAGGACAGGAGGAATTTCAGAATAAATTTAAGAATGTTTCGCTTACTACGGTTCATTTTCCTGCAGAAGGCAGAGAGGTTTTCAGAGGACTTTTAGGATTAACACCGAAAACCTTCGGTACATTTTTTCACCTGAACGGTTTAACGGTAAGGAAATCATCCCTTATCAAAAATAATCTTTATTTTAATCCGCTTCTCCGTGTTCATCAGGATTCGGATTTCATTGTACGATTGGCTTACCATTGCCATCTGAAATCAGGAATTATCGACAAGGCCGTTGCAATAAGGGGTGTTCATGACGATAACAGAATTACAAAAATAAAATTGTACTCTACCAGCTTTTACAAAAATAATTTTCTGCTTCACCAGTCACTCTATCACTGGAGCAGGGAACAGCCATTGGATCAGGACTGTATGCAGGCTATAAAACTAAATTACCTCAGCTTCAAAATAGCCAACCAGAAAGGACTGCATAAATGGATGTCCTATTTTGCCGCTGCTGTATTCAATCCGCTTATATTAAAGACCAGATACCGTTTTCATGCTTTAACCAGACATCATAATGCTTAG
- a CDS encoding GT-D fold domain-containing glycosyltransferase, translated as MDLRINLKTGVRKTVGNLKKIWNDQDILIIEGRYSRLGVGNDLFSNAKSIERILCPEKNAFRVYEEIYEAAQRYGQNKLILAALGPTATILCYDLAKAGLWAVDIGHIDIEYMWFLRKATEKISIPGRYVNEAEQQESFDIPQKYAEGYIKSIILQIPGSA; from the coding sequence TTGGATTTAAGAATAAATCTGAAAACCGGGGTAAGAAAAACAGTTGGGAACCTGAAAAAAATCTGGAATGATCAGGATATTCTGATCATAGAGGGAAGATACTCCAGATTGGGGGTTGGAAATGACCTGTTTAGTAATGCAAAATCTATCGAGCGGATCCTGTGTCCCGAAAAGAACGCTTTCCGCGTTTACGAAGAGATCTACGAGGCAGCCCAACGGTATGGACAAAATAAGCTGATCCTGGCAGCACTTGGCCCTACCGCGACCATTCTGTGTTACGACCTTGCCAAAGCAGGCCTCTGGGCCGTTGACATAGGACATATTGATATAGAATATATGTGGTTCCTGAGAAAAGCAACTGAGAAGATTTCCATACCGGGACGTTACGTTAATGAAGCAGAGCAGCAGGAATCATTTGATATCCCACAGAAATATGCAGAAGGCTATATCAAGAGTATCATACTACAAATTCCCGGATCAGCATGA
- a CDS encoding GT-D fold domain-containing glycosyltransferase — MAFKERLSSSFYYYQWVLQTRKLRQAFPRYKVMSIEESISAIIRNRKSASRFGDGEFRLLFPEHYLEFQENSEEIRMKLKEVLAGNLSNHIICLPEQFCTFRKFDISTKYWWKKFINHYGSRISPFLDPHKTYGNSFISRFYIGFKNKSENRGKKNSWEPEKNLE, encoded by the coding sequence ATGGCATTCAAAGAACGGCTCTCTTCAAGCTTTTACTACTATCAGTGGGTCTTGCAAACCAGGAAATTGAGGCAGGCATTTCCCAGGTATAAAGTCATGTCCATAGAGGAGTCCATCAGTGCAATCATCAGAAACAGGAAATCGGCGAGCAGATTCGGTGATGGGGAGTTCAGACTCCTGTTTCCGGAACATTATCTTGAATTCCAAGAAAATAGTGAAGAGATCCGTATGAAACTTAAAGAGGTATTGGCCGGTAATCTAAGCAATCACATCATATGCCTTCCCGAGCAGTTCTGCACATTCCGTAAATTTGATATCAGTACAAAATACTGGTGGAAAAAATTCATCAATCATTATGGAAGCAGAATAAGTCCTTTTCTGGATCCTCATAAAACTTATGGGAATTCATTTATAAGCAGGTTCTATATTGGATTTAAGAATAAATCTGAAAACCGGGGTAAGAAAAACAGTTGGGAACCTGAAAAAAATCTGGAATGA
- the asnB gene encoding asparagine synthase (glutamine-hydrolyzing), which produces MCGIAGIIAKNSGSYQHPLQQMTDAIAHRGPDSAHFEFYPNAALGHRRLSIIDLSDNGKQPMFSSTGNECIVLNGEIYGYKNIKSQYPEYSYRGTSDTEVILAMYQRKKENLIHDLPGMFAFALWDEEKQQLFCARDRFGEKPFYYAIGPDNEFIFASEIKALLASGLIRPQVNHEALSHYLQYGYVSTYQSIYSNIFTLPPAHQLIWKDGKVLVSRYYSLPADDMRISLSEAKEEFVHLLKNAIKKQLVADVEIGSFLSGGLDSSSVVALIHEFLPHQTTISFGYDNESNELHYAKGIAERYRTKHIEIHEKKQSLVQSLLNVSPFLDEPFADRSYLPHFEICRAAVKNLKVVLSGDAGDELFGGYSFYTVENMMKNHFTYQNIIAKFGLSLYGKVKELSFVSQQNLKYNSVLDFHQNHVRNFFSHEEQSALGVQRDYHQPYSFSPDQDSLNDIMRIDLEKFVPGNMLVKSDRMAMANSLEVRTPFLDKDFAEFCIQLPQQLKLDAENDKIILREAMNSYWTEQIKNRSKQGFGSIIEDWFAEDELIAFSDSLLRDPQQKIFKLIDFKESQKHLNKDMKHWNLFQLALWAENNKIHL; this is translated from the coding sequence ATGTGCGGAATAGCAGGAATTATTGCAAAAAACTCAGGAAGCTACCAACATCCTCTTCAGCAGATGACGGATGCCATTGCGCATAGGGGACCAGATTCAGCGCATTTTGAATTTTATCCGAATGCAGCGTTGGGACACCGCCGGCTTTCCATTATAGATTTATCAGACAACGGTAAACAGCCGATGTTCTCATCTACCGGAAATGAATGCATTGTTTTAAACGGTGAGATTTATGGCTATAAAAATATTAAAAGCCAATATCCGGAATATTCCTACCGAGGAACCTCAGATACTGAGGTGATTCTTGCCATGTACCAAAGAAAAAAGGAAAACCTGATCCACGATCTTCCGGGAATGTTTGCCTTCGCTTTATGGGATGAAGAAAAGCAGCAGCTGTTTTGTGCCCGGGACCGTTTTGGTGAGAAGCCGTTTTATTATGCCATAGGTCCTGACAATGAGTTCATTTTCGCCTCTGAAATCAAGGCGTTGCTTGCATCCGGACTGATCCGGCCACAGGTTAATCACGAAGCACTCTCCCATTACCTGCAATATGGCTATGTAAGTACTTACCAAAGCATTTACAGCAATATTTTCACTCTTCCTCCGGCTCATCAGCTGATCTGGAAGGATGGAAAAGTGTTGGTATCAAGATATTACAGCCTACCGGCAGATGACATGCGCATCAGCCTTTCAGAGGCTAAAGAGGAATTCGTTCATCTGCTTAAAAATGCCATTAAAAAGCAACTGGTCGCCGATGTAGAAATTGGCAGTTTCCTAAGCGGAGGACTCGACTCTTCTTCTGTAGTGGCGCTGATTCATGAATTTTTGCCGCATCAGACAACCATAAGTTTCGGATATGATAATGAAAGCAATGAACTGCATTACGCAAAAGGTATAGCAGAACGTTATAGGACAAAACATATTGAGATCCATGAAAAAAAACAAAGCCTGGTTCAGTCGCTGCTGAATGTATCTCCTTTCCTTGATGAGCCTTTTGCAGACAGGTCTTATCTTCCGCATTTTGAAATATGCAGGGCTGCCGTAAAAAATTTAAAAGTTGTGCTTTCCGGTGATGCGGGTGACGAGCTTTTCGGTGGCTACAGTTTCTACACTGTGGAAAATATGATGAAGAATCATTTCACGTACCAGAATATCATTGCAAAATTTGGCCTGTCTTTATATGGAAAAGTAAAAGAACTGTCTTTCGTTTCTCAGCAGAATCTGAAATATAACTCTGTTCTTGACTTTCATCAGAATCATGTGCGCAATTTCTTTTCACATGAAGAACAATCGGCGCTGGGTGTACAGAGAGATTACCACCAGCCTTACAGTTTCAGCCCGGACCAGGATTCCCTGAATGATATTATGCGCATTGACCTTGAAAAATTTGTTCCTGGAAACATGCTGGTAAAGTCAGACCGGATGGCGATGGCTAACTCCCTCGAAGTGAGGACACCATTCCTGGATAAGGATTTCGCTGAATTTTGCATTCAGCTGCCACAGCAGCTGAAACTTGATGCAGAGAATGACAAAATTATCCTGCGTGAAGCGATGAATTCCTATTGGACGGAGCAGATAAAAAACCGGAGTAAACAGGGTTTCGGATCTATCATAGAAGACTGGTTCGCAGAAGATGAACTCATTGCATTTTCAGACAGCCTTTTAAGAGATCCCCAGCAGAAAATTTTTAAACTGATTGATTTTAAAGAATCCCAAAAACATTTAAATAAGGATATGAAACACTGGAACCTATTCCAGCTGGCACTCTGGGCAGAAAACAATAAAATCCATCTGTAA
- a CDS encoding class I SAM-dependent methyltransferase, translating into MSILRRLKILSHSGSKYYCPFCGYRARDWETVGHDLPVLKEKQVVGGGRRAAGCYQCHSRDRERLLYAYFMEELKIADRKDVSILHIAPEQKLSRLFLKQNFREYVCGDLFTKGYEYPDYVQNMNVLNIQYPDNHFDIAICNHVLEHIPEDTKAMSELFRVLKPGGKAVLQVPISKNSMQTVEDFTITDRAQREALFGQFDHVRIYGQDYEKRLQSTGFTVKRINISGKYTSMGLNPDEDIFVCEKH; encoded by the coding sequence ATGTCTATCCTAAGAAGATTAAAAATTTTATCTCATTCAGGTTCAAAATATTACTGCCCTTTCTGCGGGTACCGCGCAAGAGACTGGGAAACCGTGGGGCATGACCTTCCGGTACTTAAAGAGAAGCAGGTTGTAGGAGGCGGCAGAAGAGCAGCAGGATGTTACCAATGCCACTCCAGAGACCGCGAAAGACTTCTGTATGCCTATTTCATGGAAGAGCTGAAAATTGCTGACAGGAAGGATGTTTCAATTCTGCATATTGCTCCGGAACAGAAACTCTCGAGGCTTTTTCTAAAACAGAATTTCAGAGAATATGTTTGCGGAGACCTTTTTACGAAGGGATATGAATACCCGGATTATGTACAAAATATGAATGTATTAAACATACAATATCCCGATAATCATTTCGATATAGCTATCTGCAATCACGTACTGGAACATATTCCGGAAGATACAAAAGCCATGTCTGAACTCTTCAGGGTTCTGAAGCCTGGCGGAAAAGCAGTACTGCAGGTTCCGATTTCTAAAAACAGCATGCAAACCGTTGAAGATTTTACCATCACAGACCGGGCTCAGCGTGAAGCATTGTTCGGGCAGTTTGATCATGTAAGAATTTACGGGCAGGATTATGAGAAGAGGCTTCAAAGTACAGGCTTTACTGTAAAACGGATCAACATTTCCGGAAAATACACGAGCATGGGCCTTAATCCAGATGAAGATATTTTTGTATGTGAAAAACATTAA
- a CDS encoding glycosyltransferase family 2 protein has translation MMQKVHIIIVTYNAMKWVEQCFGSLRISSVQVNCTVVDNGSSDGTQEYISKKFPEVELIRSEKNLGFGKANNIGIEKAYASGAEFFYLMNQDAWLYEDSLENLLAVYHSHPNKHEIGILSPMHIDGSERKLDIFLDKYIATNYEHTRLISDLYFQDLKPYYELKFINAAHWLLPKSTIETVGGFNPYFFHYGEDAEYANRVTYHGKKTLLVPGSKVVHDGKQFLNKVDYSVYEDLGVEINIMNPNLDNSFQQEKKALQQSMVKSMVLRKFDDYKKLLRKYRKISKEEDRFKVIRDQVSQKKPTFLNI, from the coding sequence ATGATGCAGAAAGTCCATATCATTATTGTTACCTATAACGCCATGAAATGGGTAGAACAATGCTTTGGCAGCCTGAGGATATCTTCCGTGCAGGTGAACTGTACCGTAGTGGATAACGGATCTTCTGACGGCACTCAGGAATATATCAGTAAAAAATTTCCGGAAGTGGAATTGATCCGGTCAGAAAAGAACCTTGGGTTTGGCAAAGCGAATAATATCGGTATTGAAAAAGCTTATGCATCCGGAGCAGAATTCTTTTACCTGATGAATCAGGATGCCTGGCTGTATGAAGACAGCCTCGAAAATCTTCTTGCTGTGTATCACAGCCATCCGAATAAACATGAAATAGGAATACTGAGCCCTATGCACATAGACGGAAGCGAAAGAAAACTGGACATCTTCCTGGATAAATATATTGCTACCAATTACGAACATACCCGCCTGATATCAGATCTGTATTTCCAGGATCTGAAACCTTATTATGAGCTGAAGTTCATCAATGCTGCACATTGGTTACTGCCTAAGAGCACCATTGAAACTGTAGGAGGCTTCAATCCATACTTTTTCCATTACGGCGAAGATGCAGAATATGCCAACCGTGTTACCTATCATGGAAAAAAAACTCTATTGGTGCCGGGAAGTAAGGTAGTGCATGATGGTAAACAATTTTTAAACAAGGTTGATTATTCTGTTTATGAAGATCTGGGAGTGGAAATCAATATTATGAATCCCAACCTCGACAATTCTTTTCAGCAGGAAAAAAAAGCTCTTCAACAAAGCATGGTCAAAAGCATGGTATTACGTAAGTTTGATGATTATAAAAAACTATTGCGGAAATACAGAAAAATTTCAAAAGAAGAAGATAGGTTTAAGGTGATACGTGACCAGGTCAGTCAGAAGAAGCCTACATTTTTAAATATTTAA